In a single window of the Prochlorococcus marinus str. AS9601 genome:
- the nadC gene encoding carboxylating nicotinate-nucleotide diphosphorylase, which yields MDLNTPIISKIIDNWIDEDIGRGDLTSSSITEENGNAYWIAKEEGIFCGVEIIKEIFRKIDLKISPKFNISDGDQFVKDQKLLEIYGPSKSLLASERISLNIAMHLSGISTYTKNLVNKLEGTNIKLADTRKTTPGLRIFEKYAFKCGGGVNHRMGLYDAAMIKENHIAWTDNLNNAVKKIRINSPFTTHIIIEAENIEQAKEAVLAGADSVLLDELSPEIIKKNVQELRDLSMNSLKKEVNKNLIIEVSGINPEEISKYLIKGIDLISTSSSITKSNWIDLSMRYIN from the coding sequence GTGGATTTAAATACTCCAATAATAAGTAAAATCATTGATAATTGGATCGATGAAGATATAGGTAGGGGAGATCTTACAAGTTCCTCTATTACAGAAGAGAATGGTAATGCATATTGGATTGCAAAAGAAGAGGGTATATTCTGCGGGGTTGAAATTATAAAAGAAATTTTTAGAAAAATTGATTTAAAAATCAGTCCAAAATTTAATATCTCTGATGGAGATCAATTTGTTAAAGATCAAAAACTCTTAGAAATATATGGGCCTTCAAAAAGTTTGCTAGCTAGTGAAAGAATAAGCTTAAATATAGCAATGCATTTATCTGGAATATCAACATACACAAAGAATCTTGTAAATAAGTTAGAAGGTACAAATATAAAATTAGCAGATACTAGGAAAACGACTCCTGGCTTAAGAATATTTGAAAAATATGCATTCAAATGCGGAGGTGGAGTCAATCATAGAATGGGATTATACGATGCAGCTATGATAAAAGAAAATCACATTGCATGGACAGATAATCTTAATAATGCAGTAAAAAAAATTCGAATAAATTCGCCTTTTACAACTCATATCATAATTGAAGCTGAGAATATCGAACAGGCAAAAGAAGCAGTATTAGCAGGAGCAGATAGTGTCTTATTGGATGAACTTAGCCCTGAAATAATCAAAAAAAACGTTCAAGAATTAAGAGATTTATCAATGAATAGCTTAAAAAAAGAAGTAAATAAAAATTTGATAATAGAAGTTTCTGGAATTAACCCTGAAGAAATTAGTAAATATCTAATAAAAGGTATTGATTTGATTTCAACAAGTTCTTCAATCACCAAAAGTAATTGGATTGATTTGAGTATGCGTTATATTAATTAA